From a single Zygotorulaspora mrakii chromosome 2, complete sequence genomic region:
- the APS1 gene encoding Aps1p (similar to Saccharomyces cerevisiae APS1 (YLR170C); ancestral locus Anc_1.388) yields the protein MEKPLRDIQMTHIKYLILASRQGKVRLTKWFSPYSPKEKQKIVKELTPMILARKAKMCNIVEYSDHKVVYRRYASLYFICGVMPDVDNELLTLEIIHRYVETMDSYFGNVCELDIIFNFSKAYDILNEILMCDGSMAESSKADVLKHVMTMDSMEGNDNLDRVLS from the coding sequence ATGGAAAAGCCGCTTAGAGACATCCAAATGACCCATATCAAGTATCTAATACTGGCATCTAGGCAGGGGAAGGTAAGATTAACAAAATGGTTCTCCCCATACTCTCcaaaggaaaaacaaaagattgTTAAAGAACTAACTCCGATGATACTAGCGCGAAAAGCAAAAATGTGCAATATAGTCGAGTATTCCGATCACAAAGTAGTTTACAGAAGGTACGCAAGCTTGTATTTCATTTGTGGTGTGATGCCTGATGTGGATAATGAACTGCTGACGCTCGAGATCATCCACCGCTATGTGGAGACAATGGACTCTTATTTTGGAAACGTATGTGAATTAgatattattttcaatttcagtaAAGCCTATGATATATTGAATGAGATTTTGATGTGTGATGGTTCGATGGCAGAGTCTAGCAAAGCGGATGTGCTTAAACATGTAATGACAATGGATTCGATGGAAGGTAACGATAACTTGGATAGAGTACTGAGTTAG
- the TAG1 gene encoding Tag1p (similar to Saccharomyces cerevisiae YLR173W; ancestral locus Anc_1.386): protein MNDDLETQPLVQHQSNETATAPTEISEERHGRLPSGVKLSAISLAIFALIIVVIAGIRLSHNLPSEQDIEDSVLSVSNWKVQKVHLDGWTNGHDLNNEGGKALQITMELDYWIDYDSWLQANDTELSHSEKKRYRFVSERLVRNACFAVNNLTTFDGEINNNNTVGSLSVHQPICIDLHNNISTRLNLTLYLEPNMDNIFRVLKKIWRHQYDELDLSSVVDVTLSKQATFFAYQWGFPLARLRNLQVNWKSIIDWNDITPTLGQLRHHLNQLTIKRLFVTDSVNGFRVHAEAELVEKIELLEWIELPQDSIFPLINWELKIQDCNNEYSIELPNAFCFTDAFKISDAPKLSAYSDIEGPLPDSLLSDVCWSDEENAITPMTNLLNKIFNGTELITMEVKGHTTTMGNDDLKSIIPLDILDKALSKISFFPIGTNFTLNSDTLIQDVTINGLKIKWVTSFLGEKRLSIAGKVVALISLPFYETNKNRLMIQHIKGDSRLYHDGKHFVTIPMKYWSRASSRIFRDEEIGTAVIEVSFDIKDDEVQVVNSVELTRVLNEILLKGKAIVDLSSNLDVLLTSPLGEMALMGLKGKGKALVRS from the coding sequence ATGAATGATGATTTAGAAACCCAGCCGTTAGTACAGCATCAATCAAACGAGACGGCAACCGCTCCAACTgaaatttcagaagagCGCCATGGGAGACTGCCCTCTGGTGTGAAATTGTCAGCGATATCATTGGCCATATTTGCGCTCATAATCGTAGTCATTGCTGGTATTCGGCTCTCTCACAATCTGCCCTCTGAGCAGGATATTGAAGATAGCGTTCTTTCTGTTTCAAATTGGAAAGTCCAAAAAGTTCACTTAGATGGTTGGACAAATGGCCATGATTTAAATAATGAGGGCGGCAAGGCCCTACAGATAACTATGGAACTAGACTATTGGATTGATTACGATAGCTGGCTGCAAGCGAATGATACTGAGTTGAGCCACTCAGAAAAGAAGCGCTACCGTTTCGTAAGTGAGCGATTGGTACGAAATGCCTGCTTTGCGGTTAATAATCTCACAACTTTTGATGGTGAAatcaataataacaatacTGTGGGATCTCTCAGTGTACATCAGCCCATTTGCATAGACTTGCACAATAACATATCCACTAGATTGAATTTGACTTTATATTTGGAGCCTAATATGGATAACATTTTCCGCGttctgaagaaaatatggaGGCATCAATATGACGAGCTGGATCTCTCATCGGTAGTTGATGTAACTCTCAGTAAACAAGCAACATTTTTTGCATACCAATGGGGATTTCCATTAGCCAGACTAAGAAATTTGCAGGTGAATTGGAAGTCAATAATTGATTGGAATGACATTACTCCTACTCTGGGTCAGCTTAGGCATCATTTAAACCAATTGACGATAAAGAGACTTTTTGTCACCGATTCCGTAAATGGATTTCGTGTCCATGCTGAAGCGGAATTGGTGGAAAAGATCGAGCTTTTGGAATGGATTGAACTGCCTcaagattcaatttttcccTTGATAAATTGGGAGTTGAAGATACAAGATTGCAATAACGAATATAGTATAGAACTTCCTAATGCCTTTTGCTTTACAGATGCGTTTAAAATCAGCGATGCTCCCAAATTATCTGCTTACAGTGATATCGAAGGGCCTTTACCCGATTCTCTACTGTCTGATGTATGTTGGTCAGATGAGGAGAATGCCATAACCCCTATGACTAATCTATTAaacaaaatcttcaatggTACTGAACTGATAACTATGGAAGTGAAGGGTCATACAACAACAATGGGTAATGACGACCTCAAATCAATCATTCCTTTAGACATCCTGGACAAAGCTTTGagcaaaatttctttttttcccaTTGGTACGAATTTCACGCTAAATTCCGATACTTTAATTCAAGATGTCACCATAAATGGATTGAAGATCAAGTGGGTCACTAGCTTTCTGGGAGAAAAGAGGCTTAGTATAGCAGGCAAAGTCGTAGCATTGATATCTTTGCCATTCTATGAGACTAATAAGAATCGTTTAATGATCCAACATATCAAAGGTGATTCCAGGCTTTATCATGATGGTAAGCATTTTGTAACCATTCCGATGAAATATTGGTCTAGAGCATCTTCCCGAATTTTTCGCGATGAGGAAATAGGAACAGCAGTGATAGAGGTATCTTTTGACATCAAGGATGATGAAGTGCAAGTTGTGAACAGCGTAGAACTGACACGTGTGCTAAACGAAATATTATTAAAGGGAAAGGCTATAGTTGATCTATCAAGTAATTTAGATGTGCTACTCACAAGTCCGTTAGGAGAAATGGCATTAATGGGACTGAAGGGTAAAGGGAAAGCTTTGGTTCGTTCATGA
- the DPH5 gene encoding diphthine synthase (similar to Saccharomyces cerevisiae DPH5 (YLR172C); ancestral locus Anc_1.387): protein MLYLIGLGLSYKSDITVRGLEAIKRCDRVYLEHYTSILMAASKEELEEFYGKPVILADRELVESCSEEIIRNSDKENVAFLVVGDPFGATTHTDLVLRAKKQNTPVEIIHNASVMNAVGSCGLQLYNFGQTISMVFFTDNWRPDSWYDKILENRKIGLHTLVLLDIKVKEQSIENMARGRLIYEPPRYMSISECCEQLLEIEEKRNTQAYTADTPVVAISRLGSATQTFKSGTIEELATYDSGEPLHSLVILGRQCHELEIEYLLEFCDDRDRFKQDVLKDQQFFKPAPWVPPQEE, encoded by the coding sequence ATGCTTTACTTGATTGGTTTGGGACTTTCTTATAAGTCTGATATAACAGTACGTGGTCTTGAGGCCATTAAAAGATGTGATCGTGTTTACTTGGAGCATTACACAAGTATTCTTATGGCCGCATCTAAAGAAGAGCTGGAAGAGTTCTATGGAAAACCTGTTATTTTAGCTGATAGAGAATTGGTTGAAAGTTGTTCAGAGGAAATTATACGCAATTctgacaaagaaaatgtcGCATTTTTAGTTGTAGGAGATCCATTCGGAGCTACGACTCACACGGATTTGGTCTTGAGGGCAAAGAAGCAAAACACACCTGTGGAAATTATCCATAATGCCTCTGTTATGAATGCTGTTGGGTCTTGTGGTCTGCAGCTTTACAATTTTGGTCAAACCATTTCTATGGTCTTTTTCACAGATAACTGGAGGCCAGATTCATGGTACGATAAGATTTTAGAGAATCGAAAAATTGGGCTTCATACCTTAGTCTTATTGGATATCAAGGTGAAGGAACAGAGTATTGAAAACATGGCCAGAGGCAGGTTGATCTATGAGCCACCCCGCTACATGTCCATTTCTGAGTGTTGTGAACAATTGCTGGAGATtgaggaaaaaagaaataccCAAGCGTACACTGCAGACACCCCCGTTGTTGCCATTAGTAGACTGGGATCAGCAACTCAGACTTTCAAATCTGGTACGATTGAAGAACTTGCCACTTACGACTCAGGTGAACCACTTCATTCACTAGTCATTTTGGGAAGACAATGTCATGAACTCGAGATAGAATATCTGCTGGAATTTTGCGATGATAGGGATAGATTCAAACAAGACGTTTTAAAGGATCAACAGTTTTTTAAACCTGCTCCTTGGGTACCGCCTCAGGAAGAATGA
- the IRC20 gene encoding E3 ubiquitin-protein ligase IRC20 (similar to Saccharomyces cerevisiae YLR247C; ancestral locus Anc_1.389): MEGVSFIDISSERSDVEFYENGIMILSGGGPVKGGEVPQCRPTKRLKIAKKQVPLVNVRVNSGSIEQQSFFNEVKVMLEYNQIEGHDILVVLWEGVRIFKIQLKLEERLRELFTIVHHKCLESQVLSVNNSVKNVKNKKNSHANNNTKRLISKLYKDVISSDIRLSYSDPHVWQITFDFSLLYIPQSINKFSKETCSFLDRMFSRGRCDTSHSNLENSSPFIQQNFVKQTISYTKSSVDSKESTVTKVDGLKVHLLPFQSKSVSWMFDKERKCFPDIDLNNALQALSFLNDYVSYGYEMISPTCFWNKFTNFILTLSDLKEIYNRFTSVQKQQNAIGCRGLLSEEMGLGKTIEILALILKNKRSVCQDNTFIDNDGKTIYKTKTSLIICPNAILQQWINEIENHTTENLKIFHYKGFLHVKKYFNCENIQEIVKTLSNCDIIITSYNVVSTEIHYAEYNASLRPRRKISPIKYDYSSPLSLMQFFRIILDEVQMLHSDSTKAAKCTSLLHRVHTWGVSGTPIQLVRDYQTALSYLKISPFFELPEIISTINLNVIYKRNQLINGIAFSLKELMNFFIERNLCIRHSKKDVFEQIQVPKQHNYIIPLEFAPVEWDNYLDLWNCFLEASGYHPNGSGSTRLSSAQLNQWLTRLRYLCCHAVFPDQNYNQKNNQNSNINSGSNSLLNIDDVLKLMTSEAIEKLDSLYRDNYQIQIKSAQAKMELQNKPMEAIGALNSIKQSLINDLKVKCNVDDPFNTNALSEDKNIPDATNQRLENNSRMRTRAYLDLLHQCYFFVATGYYLMGSNRLEQLDHENEKLTLMKTDVKPKTYVEFFSEEDMKSIEENQQFEQQYYTYAEKLRERILLGRVQKVEIIISETNVLFMDVNEVAESTHHSRELKIIQFHEEEDFSSNILVSRCFKMLASLISSLNKQAHQFNTLFEELEQLLYKPIRKEYNEDNEEEKANEYATSIDDQDKMFAIFACLEQLLSNRDLILTSDEIVKNPKKALKPQPGQQFSEFHSKLISKLNVINGSPMKQVFDDLKNSRIVRNVSGTTGGAKNVDDFENYLLAYEDKMSDMTKENNVLRDSLKKLNNIYNAKLEYYSHLQKISDSLVSLLHMETPARNLILKAVRDGTQNQKYLERIGTAESRVKYLNSLNALKEGIVMKKSFHCPICLGTIHMGAMIKCGHFFCRTCIGNWLKRHTTCPMCKTSASLTEAYNFKFQNEDKDEFMKDKTLEKNVQKMANKNMEPTTNDSEQVFEEKYSRYPRLKEVHQMRIKESFGAKIDFVIKLILFLKMKSEANNEDPPQIVLYSQSFDYLRVISKVLHIHDISQLTCWANIASIGETISKYKKDNTITCILLNVRALGAGLNLLNARHVFLLDPIINQGDELQAMSRNNRIGQTQETYVWNFMIRNTVEENILKYKCVLESKKRLIEGNKEIQQSMDDCIEADEDRKEFEMNESTGEQVAGKHLWHCFFQNTEQVTS; the protein is encoded by the coding sequence ATGGAGGGTGTTTCATTTATAGATATAAGCTCAGAGAGGAGTGATGTTGAATTCTATGAAAATGGTATAATGATCTTATCCGGTGGAGGCCCGGTAAAAGGAGGAGAAGTCCCGCAATGTAGGCCAACCAAGCGACTTAAGATCGCTAAGAAACAAGTACCTTTAGTCAATGTGCGTGTTAATTCAGGGTCTATCGAGCAACAGAGCTTTTTCAACGAAGTTAAGGTTATGTTGGAGTACAATCAAATAGAGGGGCATGACATTTTGGTTGTGCTATGGGAAGGCGTACGAATTTTTAAGATCCAACTGAAACTAGAAGAGCGGCTCAGAGAGCTATTCACTATAGTTCACCACAAGTGCTTAGAAAGTCAAGTACTTAGTGTTAATAACAGCGTTAAAAATgtcaagaataaaaaaaattcacatgcaaataataataccaaaagattgatttcaaaactgtATAAAGACGTCATCTCTTCAGACATCAGACTGTCTTATAGTGATCCACATGTTTGGCAAAtaacttttgatttcagTCTACTTTACATTCCTCAATCAATAAACAAGTTCTCCAAGGAAACATGTTCGTTCTTAGATAGAATGTTCTCAAGGGGTAGATGCGATACAAGTCACAGtaatttggaaaactcCTCGCCTTTCATCCAGCAAAATTTCGTGAAACAAACAATTTCTTACACGAAGTCAAGCGTGGACTCCAAGGAGTCCACTGTTACAAAGGTGGATGGCTTGAAAGTTCATTTACTGCCGTTTCAAAGTAAAAGTGTCTCGTGGATGTTTGAcaaagaaaggaaatgtTTCCCAGATATTGACTTAAATAACGCCCTTCAGGcactttcttttttgaatgattatGTCTCATATGGTTATGAAATGATTTCACCAACATGTTTTTGGAATAAATTcacaaatttcattttgacACTTTCTGATTTAAAGGAGATATATAATAGGTTTACCAGTGTTCAAAAGCAGCAAAATGCTATTGGTTGTAGAGGTCTTCTTTCGGAGGAAATGGGTTTAGGTAAAACGATCGAAATTCTAGCATTAATTCTCAAGAATAAGAGGTCAGTCTGTCAAGACAACACTTTTATCGATAATGATGGTAAAACGATTTACAAAACGAAGACCAGCTTGATTATTTGTCCCAATGCGATTTTACAACAGTGGATAAATGAAATCGAAAATCATACAACTGAAAacttaaaaatttttcattataaaGGATTTTTACATGTTAAGAAGTATTTCAATTGTGAGAATATTCAGGAAATTGTCAAAACTCTTTCTAATTGCGATATAATCATTACATCATACAATGTGGTTTCAACGGAAATACACTACGCTGAATATAATGCTTCATTACGACctagaagaaaaatatccCCGATCAAATATGACTACTCATCACCACTTTCGTTGATGCAGTTCTTCAGAATCATTTTGGATGAAGTTCAAATGCTACACAGTGATAGTACAAAGGCTGCTAAATGTACAAGTTTATTACACAGAGTGCACACATGGGGAGTTTCGGGAACCCCAATTCAATTAGTTCGAGATTATCAAACAGCTTTGTCCTACCTTAAGATTTCccctttttttgaattgcCTGAGATTATATCAACGATAAATCTTAACGTTATTTACAAAAGGAATCAGTTGATCAACGGAATCGCATTTagtttgaaagaattaatgaattttttcattgaaagaaatctTTGTATAAGgcattcaaagaaagatgtATTTGAACAAATTCAAGTACCAAAGCAACACAACTACATTATTCCTTTGGAGTTTGCACCTGTTGAGTGGGACAACTATTTAGATTTGTGGAATTGCTTCTTAGAGGCTTCTGGCTATCACCCAAATGGCTCTGGTTCTACAAGACTATCCAGTGCACAATTGAATCAATGGTTGACACGGCTAAGATATTTGTGCTGCCATGCTGTTTTTCCAGATCAAAATTATaaccaaaaaaacaatcaaaaCTCAAATATAAATTCGGGCTCAAATTCTCTACTTAATATCGATGATGTTTTGAAGCTGATGACGTCagaagcaattgaaaaattggattCTTTATATAGAGATAATTACCAAATACAAATCAAGTCCGCACAGGCCAAAATGGAACTTCAAAACAAGCCAATGGAAGCCATTGGAGCATTAAACTCCATCAAACAAAGTTTGATTAATGATTTGAAAGTCAAATGTAATGTCGATGATCCTTTCAATACAAATGCTCTTTCTGAAGATAAGAATATACCTGACGCTACAAATCAGAGATTGGAAAACAACTCTCGTATGCGAACAAGAGCTTATCTAGATCTTTTACATCAatgctatttttttgtagcAACAGGGTATTATCTTATGGGGTCAAACAGATTAGAACAGCTTGatcatgaaaatgaaaagttgaCCCTTATGAAAACTGACGTCAAGCCAAAGACCTATGTGGAATTCTTTTCTGAAGAGGATATGAAGtccattgaagaaaatcagCAGTTCGAGCAGCAGTACTATACTTATgcagaaaaattgagagaaAGAATTCTCCTTGGTAGAGTGCagaaagttgaaattatAATTAGTGAAACGAACGTTCTTTTCATGGATGTGAATGAAGTTGCGGAGAGTACACATCATTCCCGTGAACTGAAGATAATACAATTTcatgaagaggaagatttCTCAAGCAATATCTTAGTCTCGAGATGTTTTAAAATGTTAGCTTCACTAATAAGTTCTTTGAATAAGCAAGCCCATCAATTTAATACTttgtttgaagaattggagCAATTGCTGTACAAACCAATAAGAAAGGAATATAATGAGgataatgaagaagagaaagctAATGAATATGCGACATCCATTGACGATCAAGATAAAATGTTCGCAATTTTTGCTTGTTTAGAACAGCTTTTGTCTAACAGGGATTTGATTTTGACCTCTGATGAGATTGTAAAGAATCCCAAAAAGGCTCTTAAGCCACAACCGGGGCAGCAATTCTCTGAATTTCATAGTAAGctgatatcaaaattgaaCGTCATTAATGGTTCACCAATGAAACAAGTTTTCGATGACCTCAAAAACTCACGGATTGTTAGAAATGTTTCGGGAACAACTGGCGGTGCCAAAAATGTGGACGATTTCGAAAACTATCTATTAGCATATGAAGATAAAATGAGTGACATGACAAAGGAAAACAATGTTTTGAGGGACTCTTTAAAAAAGCTCAATAATATCTACAACGCAAAGCTAGAATATTATAGTCATTTGCAGAAAATCTCAGATTCACTAGTTTCCCTCCTTCATATGGAGACACCAGCTAGAAATTTAATTTTAAAAGCTGTAAGAGATGGgactcaaaatcaaaaatatctggaaaGAATTGGTACAGCAGAGTCAAGGGTAAAATATCTGAATAGCCTCAACGCTCTAAAAGAGGGGATTGTAATGAAAAAGTCGTTCCATTGTCCAATCTGTTTAGGGACTATCCATATGGGTGCAATGATAAAGTGCGgccatttcttttgcagaaCATGTATTGGTAACTGGTTAAAGCGTCACACAACGTGTCCCATGTGTAAAACGAGTGCTAGTTTGACGGAGGCTtataatttcaaatttcaaaatgaagataaGGATGAGTTTATGAAGGATAAGACactagaaaaaaatgttcagaaaatggcaaataaaaatatggAACCTACGACGAACGATAGTGAGcaagtttttgaagaaaagtacTCAAGGTATCCAAGGTTGAAGGAGGTCCATCAAATGCGTATCAAGGAAAGTTTTGGGGCCAAAATAGATTTTGTAATCAAACTGATACTTTTcctgaaaatgaagagtgAGGCCAATAATGAAGATCCACCTCAAATTGTCCTGTACTCCCAGAGCTTTGACTACCTAAGAGTCATATCAAAGGTTTTGCACATCCATGATATATCACAACTGACTTGCTGGGCAAACATCGCCAGCATTGGGGaaacaatatcaaaataCAAGAAGGACAATACGATAACCTGTATTTTATTAAACGTTAGAGCTCTGGGTGCCGGTTTGAATTTACTTAATGCTAGacatgtttttttattggaTCCCATTATTAATCAAGGTGACGAACTTCAAGCTATGAGCAGAAACAATCGTATAGGACAAACGCAAGAAACCTATGTGTGGAATTTTATGATTAGAAATACTGTAGAAGAGAATATTCTGAAGTATAAATGTGTTCTAGAgagcaaaaaaagattaatAGAAGGAAATAAAGAAATACAACAGAGCATGGATGATTGTATAGAAGCAGACGAGGATCGTAAGGAGTTCGAGATGAATGAAAGTACTGGTGAGCAAGTGGCCGGAAAGCACTTATGGCATtgcttttttcaaaacacaGAACAGGTTACGTCATAA
- a CDS encoding acetyltransferase (similar to Saccharomyces cerevisiae YJL218W) — translation MSKSEKEKMLAGELYLAGGTELAADTKRISEWMDRFNSKHSRSQEEYQQLLAEGLGRVGANVHIRPPLYCDYGYNIEIGNNVFINFNTVMLDVVKIVIGDKTQIGSGVQILTADHPRDPRQRHKGLEFGRPITIGSNVWIGSAAVILPGVTIGDSAVIGAGSIVTRDVPAGATAFGNPARIRRKEY, via the coding sequence ATGAGCAAAtcagaaaaggaaaaaatgttgGCTGGAGAGCTGTACCTCGCCGGTGGGACAGAATTGGCTGCTGATACAAAGAGGATTTCGGAATGGATGGATCGCTTCAATAGCAAGCACTCACGGTCGCAAGAGGAATACCAACAATTGCTAGCGGAAGGACTCGGTAGGGTCGGTGCAAATGTACACATAAGGCCACCATTATACTGTGATTACGGTTACAATATTGAAATCGGTAACAACGTCTTCATAAATTTCAACACAGTTATGTTAGATGTTGTCAAAATAGTCATTGGAGATAAAACGCAGATCGGGTCGGGAGTTCAAATTTTAACTGCAGATCATCCAAGAGATCCAAGACAACGACATAAAGGCCTTGAGTTCGGTCGTCCCATCACCATTGGGTCTAACGTCTGGATTGGAAGTGCTGCTGTCATTCTTCCCGGGGTTACCATTGGTGACAGCGCCGTGATTGGTGCTGGAAGTATTGTGACTCGTGACGTTCCAGCGGGCGCGACAGCATTCGGTAATCCTGCCAGAATCAGGAGAAAAGAATACTAA
- the RCK2 gene encoding serine/threonine protein kinase RCK2 (similar to Saccharomyces cerevisiae RCK1 (YGL158W) and RCK2 (YLR248W); ancestral locus Anc_1.390), translating into MFKIKNIFGKKKDQLPDQVPLARQRQEEASSRKVGAVDLEQGQNLYSDTKVYGGSGSETETDAFPSIPVDTLIAKARDIQRTASMSGTTKVSSQRSLSDDSNNRFIASESFAISSEQIERVPLSDDIDEDEDYEDSSVTNESQMEEEEIPETTFPEQKELKGYFLINKIGEGAFSAVFRGIPDKNSSQSFLAKSFHEVAVKVILKKEVMETKGAQKHGTKGATKEQVLKEVKIHRLVSSGEGSEKVVQFVDFQETEHYYYIIQEILSGGEIFGEIVKYTYFSEDLSRHVIKQLALAVRHLHSMGVVHRDIKPENLLFEPISFIPSKTNKLRKSDDPNTKVDEGEFKPAVGGGGIGVVKLADFGLSKQIYETNTKTPCGTVGYTAPEVVKDERYSMKVDMWGVGCVLYTLLCGFPPFYDEKIDILTEKIARGEYTFLRPWWDEISSGAKNCVRRLLEVDPHKRYSIDDLLNDEWLNSYDSIKINNDSKLHQKRKSRNHLYHKKKMALMQRDSSLLYSPAANAMRDAFDVSNAVQRIEGEKRENHTTNLSSLQEDEEDLLTSSNNNQKYNINLEENMFQLSLNSSTILKRRNENQTIGTNRIAIPTLIE; encoded by the coding sequence ATGTTtaagatcaaaaatatattcggaaagaagaaggatcAGTTGCCAGATCAAGTACCGTTGGCAAGGCAAAGACAGGAGGAAGCAAGCAGCCGCAAGGTAGGTGCTGTTGATCTAGAGCAAGGACAGAATCTGTATTCAGACACGAAGGTATATGGGGGCAGCGGAAGCGAAACAGAAACAGATGCGTTTCCATCCATACCTGTAGATACGCTTATCGCAAAGGCACGTGACATACAGAGAACGGCTTCCATGTCAGGGACAACTAAAGTTAGCAGCCAAAGATCTTTAAGTGATGATTCGAATAATAGGTTCATTGCCAGTGAGAGTTTTGCAATTAGCAGTGAACAGATAGAACGTGTACCCCTGAGTGATGACATTGACGAGGATGAAGACTACGAAGATAGTTCCGTGACCAATGAAAGTCAGatggaggaagaagagatcCCAGAAACTACATTTCCCGAACAGAAGGAACTGAAAGGATATTTTCTGATCAATAAAATTGGTGAAGGAGCCTTCTCTGCAGTTTTTCGCGGTATACCGGATAAGAATTCATCACAATCGTTCTTGGCAAAATCATTTCACGAAGTTGCCGTGAAAGTTATATTAAAGAAGGAAGTCATGGAAACAAAAGGTGCACAAAAGCACGGCACCAAGGGAGCTACGAAGGAGCAAGTGTTGAAAGAAGTTAAAATTCATAGATTAGTTTCATCCGGTGAAGGTTCTGAAAAAGTCGTTCAATTTGTCGATTTCCAGGAAACTGAACATTACTACTACattattcaagaaataCTTAGCGGTGGTGAAATCTTCGGCGAAATTGTTAAATACACTTATTTCAGTGAAGACCTGTCGCGCCATGTGATCAAACAATTGGCGTTGGCTGTAAGGCATTTGCATTCGATGGGGGTTGTTCATCGTGATATAAAACCAGAGAATCTTTTGTTCGAACCAATAAGTTTTATACcatcaaaaacaaacaaattAAGAAAGTCAGACGATCCAAACACAAAAGTAGATGAAGGTGAATTTAAACCTGCAgttggtggtggtggtatTGGTGTAGTAAAATTAGCAGATTTCGGTCTATCCAAACAAATTTATGAAACTAATACAAAGACGCCGTGTGGTACTGTCGGTTATACAGCTCCTGAAGTTGTAAAAGATGAGCGATATTCAATGAAAGTAGATATGTGGGGGGTTGGTTGTGTGTTGTACACATTACTTTGTGGTTTCCCACCTTTTTATGATGagaaaattgatattttaaCGGAAAAGATAGCAAGGGGTGAATACACCTTCTTAAGGCCTTGGTGGGATGAAATTAGTTCGGGTGCTAAAAATTGTGTTAGAAGGCTATTAGAAGTCGACCCACACAAAAGATACAGCATTGACGATCTATTGAATGATGAATGGTTGAACTCTTATGATAGTATTAAGATCAATAACGATTCAAAATTacatcaaaagagaaagagtaGAAATCATTTGTACcataaaaagaaaatggctCTCATGCAGAGGGACTCTTCTTTACTGTATTCTCCTGCCGCTAACGCAATGCGCGATGCTTTTGATGTAAGTAACGCAGTACAGCGTATCGAGggtgaaaagagagaaaacCACACTACGAACTTATCCTCATTACAAGAAGACGAGGAAGATTTGCTAACCTCAAGTAATAATAACCAAAAATACAACAttaatcttgaagaaaatatgtTCCAACTAAGTCTAAATTCTTCAACCATTCTGAAGAGGagaaatgaaaatcaaaCAATAGGTACTAATAGAATTGCTATTCCGACACTAATAGAATGA